The Saccharomyces mikatae IFO 1815 strain IFO1815 genome assembly, chromosome: 11 genome has a segment encoding these proteins:
- the MLP1 gene encoding Mlp1p (similar to Saccharomyces cerevisiae MLP2 (YIL149C) and MLP1 (YKR095W); ancestral locus Anc_5.702): protein MPDHDISIKSVQNSDNTDERLKAIASFFGFSFEQVESINSDLIKHLNDKLLQFNELKSENLQITVSFDELKTNSSKKIDNLKKEMENLIKQNDGIRKERDDTCDKLESEKNEKTKISNELESIKRRADDLIEEKKELQCNQQRTLKILDERLKELEIARSDNNRSDNECKRLRSTIIDLETKQQDLITSDLNSRAELERKAQELNILQSTNDWLEKELCSKNEQYLSYRKKTDKIILEIRNELNHLRSDFQVEKTKNDVLTQKNDELSKSLQEKLLEIKSLSDCLSSEKQEFSTEINLKQRLVDLLESQLNAVKEELDSTRGLETSNDSKKHMSEKEDLVKELQLTKEELAQCKSECIRLSSIIGETDEESGSSTSRSSSDFILLKKQLIKEKRAKEHLQNQIESFILELEHKVPIINSFKERTDTLENELNNAALLLEHTSNEKNAKIRELSAKSEKLKQCENDIQTLIKQRLDLCRQVQYLLITNSVSKDSKGPLRKEEIMFIQNILQNDSDTATETDSQKIVTERLVEFRSIIELQEKNTELLKIVRNLADRLESNENESKQSLQKIESETINEAKEAILTLKAEKEQLESKVEELEKECENSKALLSNEETSHLNSTIQQLNETKRNLECQIQDLQSNISQITRESTENMSLLNKEIQDLYDSKSDISIKLGKEKSSRILAEERFKLLSNTLDLTKAENDQLRKRFDCLQSTILKQDSKTQETLNEYISCKSKLNICETELYNLKEEQKLKIDSEQNLKQEMQKLSSEKTGLRIMVTQLQTLQKERENLLDETRKSYQNKIDELEHAHNELKGEASHKDQRIKQLEEDNNSSIEWYQNKIEVLKKDNESIICSMNDKQAEIEKLQHKVKSLEKEIDENKIRLHTYNVIDGTINDDSLRKELEKSKISLTDAYSQIQEYKELYETNAKSLKQMHSKFEESSKDFSNRIKNLTNEKSSLEEKISLLKEQIFNLNNELDLQNKGMKEEKAEFRKKISILQNNNKEVEAVKSEYESKLSKIQKDLDQQTIYANTAQNNYEQELQKHADVSKTISELREQLHTYRVQVNTLTLSRNQLESTLKENERSWTSQRKALIEQLESSNSRIEDLTSQNKLLYDQIELYTTADKGVTDTNDKPALNSILLSLRRERDILDTKVTVAERDAKMLRQKISLMDIELQEARTKLDNSRLEEEKRPTIIQQHEDIMEKLNQLNLLRESNITLRNELENNNEEKRVLQSELDKLKQDIAPIESELAALKYSMQEKEQELRLTKEEVHRWKKRSQDILEKHRQMSSSDYEKLEHEIDSLKVKLDEKTRQGAEAEERFNRLRRQAQERLKTSKLSLDTLTEQVNDLKNAKIKLEKSLDDANTKIEELENAKAEQDNNQLDAIKRLQQDAENSSKEFKTKLEEKATFYDSTIKKLNEEIITLREEIEKQRRIQQQLQSEPANEQNDLSKIVESMKKTFEEDKINFIREKTKEVNEKILEAQERLNQPSNINIDELKIKWKAEHEEEVVNRIREAEEALKKRIRLPTEEKISKIIERKREDLEKEFDEKVEERIKLLSQSGQMDVTFQKQFEIRIQEKQKELEDKYNEKLKELSHSNSISIDERDQLRAEIETKMRKELDNELQHIKKKSFEEGKQQAMMKTTLLERKLAKMESQLSETKKITESPSKHVNHTQNQLLGLPRKIEENSSSSFNPLLSGEKLLKLNSKSSSSGGFNPFTSPSPNKSSQKVDDQRELTTNKADPPTHLTPSFNIPAGRGLISSSSTLSTDTNDEELTGNEQNNSSDGNTQLEAGIEKAEEKEFAEKKKEVEGETTSHKRPIDEVRELKDDDDEVSAEFSNEPKKVKTDDEEEEKAKVDNERKDEGENSSKDSEQD, encoded by the coding sequence ATGCCGGATCATGACATTTCAATTAAAAGCGTACAGAATAGTGATAATACAGATGAAAGATTAAAAGCTattgcttcttttttcgGCTTCTCTTTTGAACAAGTTGAATCGATTAATAGTGACCTCATAAAACACCTGAACGATAAACTCCTACAATTCAATGAACTCAAATCAGAGAATCTTCAAATTactgtttcttttgatgAACTTAAGACGAATTCttcgaaaaaaattgataatttgaaaaaggaaatggaaaatcttataaaacaaaatgatGGAATCCGAAAGGAGAGGGATGACACCTGTGATAAGTTggaatctgaaaaaaatgaaaagacgAAAATATCGAATGAACTAGAGTCAATAAAAAGGAGGGCCGACGACCTAATCgaagagaagaaggaaCTGCAGTGCAATCAACAGCGAACTTTAAAAATATTGGATGAAAGGCTAAAAGAACTAGAAATAGCTAGGAGTGATAATAATCGTTCTGATAATGAATGCAAGAGATTACGTTCTACAATAATAGACTTAGAGACAAAACAGCAAGACCTTATTACTAGTGACCTGAATTCCAGGGCTgaattggaaagaaaagcacAAGAGTTGAACATATTACAGTCAACCAATGATTGGTTAGAAAAGGAGTTGTGCTCTAAAAATGAACAGTATCTTTcctatagaaaaaaaacagataAAATCATTTTGGAAATCAGAAACGAATTAAATCATTTAAGAAGTGATTTTCAAGtggaaaaaacaaaaaatgatgtCTTAACGCAGAAAAACGATGAGCTATCGAAATCTctacaagaaaaattgttgGAGATTAAAAGTTTATCGGATTGTTTGAGTAGTGAAAAGCAAGAGTTTTCTACAGAGATTAACCTAAAACAACGCTTAGTAGATCTTTTGGAGTCACAGTTGAATGCAgtcaaagaagaattggaCAGTACAAGAGGGTTGGAAACTTCAAATGACTCAAAAAAACACATGTCTGAAAAAGAGGACTTAGTCAAAGAATTGCAgttaacaaaagaagaactggCACAGTGCAAAAGCGAATGTATACGCCTATCGTCTATCATTGGTGAAACGGATGAAGAAAGTGGAAGCTCAACCTCAAGATCCAGTTCTGATTTCatattattgaagaaacaactaatcaaagaaaaacgtGCCAAGGaacatcttcaaaatcaaattgAGTCGTTTATCTTAGAGTTGGAACATAAAGTACCTATCATAAACTCTTTCAAGGAGAGAACAGATACGCTGGAAAATGAATTAAACAACGCTGCGTTATTATTGGAGCATACATCCAACGAGAAGAACGCGAAGATCAGAGAATTGAGTGCTAAAAGCGAAAAACTAAAACAATGTGAAAACGACATTCAAACCTTAATCAAACAACGCCTCGATTTATGTCGTCAAGTACAATATCTACTGATCACAAATTCAGTTTCCAAAGACTCAAAGGGACCTTTACGTAAGGAAGAAATCATGTTCATTCAGAATATTTTACAAAACGACAGTGACACTGCTACAGAGACTGACTCTCAGAAAATCGTTACCGAAAGACTAGTCGAGTTCAGAAGTATCATAGAattacaagaaaagaatactgagcttttgaaaatagtGAGAAACTTAGCTGATAGACTGGAatcaaatgaaaatgagtCCAAACAAAGTCTTcagaaaattgaaagtgaaaCCATAAATGAGGCCAAAGAGGCAATACTAACCCTAAAAGCTGAAAAGGAGCAACTAGAATCAAAAGTTGAGGAGTTAGAGAAGGAATGTGAAAATTCGAAAGCCTTGCTTTCTAACGAAGAAACTTCGCATCTCAATTCGACGATACAACAATTAAACGAAACCAAAAGGAATCTAGAATGCCAAATTCAAGATCTGCAAAGTAACATTTCCCAGATTACGAGGGAGTCTACTGAGAATATGTCACTTTTGAACAAAGAGATACAAGATCTATACGATAGCAAAAGTGACATATCTATTAAGcttggaaaagaaaaatcgtCCAGGATACTGGCAGAAGAACGGTTCAAGCTACTTTCAAATACGTTAGATTTAACTAAAGCTGAGAATGATCAACTACGCAAAAgatttgattgtttacaaAGTACTATTTTAAAACAAGATTCAAAGACCCAGGAAACCCTCAATGAATACATTTCCTGTAAATCTAAGCTGAATATTTGTGAAACAGAATTATACAACCTGAAAGAGGAACAGAAACTGAAAATCGATTCCGAACAAAActtgaaacaagaaatgcaAAAACTTTCATCCGAAAAGACCGGTTTACGTATAATGGTTACCCAATTGCAAACTCTACAAAAGGAACGTGAAAATCTATTGGACGAAACCAGAAAATCATATCAGAACAAAATAGATGAACTTGAACATGCTCACAATGAACTAAAAGGAGAAGCTTCTCATAAAGATCAACGTATTAAACAACTGGAAGAAGACAATAATTCAAGTATAGAATGgtatcaaaataaaattgaGGTGTTGAAAAAGGATAATGAATCCATTATATGTTCTATGAACGATAAGCAGGCTGAGATTGAGAAGTTACAGCATAAAGTCAAATCcttagaaaaggaaattgacGAAAATAAGATCCGTTTACATACTTATAATGTTATTGACGGAACAATCAATGATGACTCCCTACGCAAGGAACTAGAGAAATCCAAAATCAGCTTGACTGATGCTTATTCTCAGATACAAGAATATAAAGAGCTTTACGAGACCAATGCTAAATCACTAAAACAAATGCATTCTAAATTCGAAGAATCCAGCAAAGATTTCTCTAATcgaattaaaaatttaacTAACGAAAAGAGTAGTTTAGAGGAAAAGATTTCGCTATTAAAAGAGCAAATTTTCAACTTGAATAATGAGCTAGATTTACAGAATAAAGGGatgaaagaagagaaagctGAAttcaggaaaaaaatatctattttacaaaataataacaaagAAGTTGAAGCTGTTAAATCTGAATACGAATCGAAGTTGTcgaaaattcaaaaagatcttGATCAGCAAACAATATACGCTAATACTGCTCAAAACAACTATGAACAGGAATTACAGAAACACGCGGATGTTTCTAAAACGATCAGTGAATTAAGGGAACAATTGCATACTTACAGAGTTCAAGTAAACACCTTAACATTATCGCGTAACCAATTAGAAAGTacattgaaagaaaatgaaaggaGCTGGACCTCTCAAAGGAAAGCACTAATAGAACAGTTAGAATCATCTAATTCTCGAATTGAGGACCTAACTTCTCAGAATAAACTTTTATATGACCAAATTGAACTATACACGACTGCAGATAAAGGAGTGACTGACACAAACGACAAACCTGCTTTGAATAGTATTTTACTTTCATTACGCCGTGAAAGGGATATTCTTGATACCAAAGTTACGGTAGCAGAAAGAGATGCTAAAATGCTAAGGCAAAAAATCTCTTTAATGGATATTGAATTGCAAGAAGCTCGTACAAAACTGGACAATTCGAGACttgaagaggaaaaacGTCCAACTATCATTCAGCAGCATGAGGATATCATGGAAAAGCTAAATcaattgaatttattaAGAGAAAGCAACATAACGTTGCGCAATGaacttgaaaataataatgaagagaaGAGGGTGCTCCAATCTGAATTAGATAAATTGAAACAAGACATCGCACCAATCGAGTCTGAACTGGCTGCTCTAAAATATTCaatgcaagaaaaagaacaagagcTCAGGTTGACGAAAGAAGAGGTTCATCGGTGGAAGAAGCGCTCACAAGACATATTGGAGAAACATCGACAGATGAGCTCAAGCGATTATGAAAAACTAGAACATGAGATAGATAGCTTGAAGGTAAAACTAGATGAAAAAACACGCCAAGGTGCTGAAGCCGAGGAAAGGTTTAACAGATTGAGAAGGCAAGCTCAGGAGAGATTGAAAACATCGAAGCTCTCACTGGACACATTAACTGAGCAAGTTAATGATCTAAAAAATGCTAAGATCAAGTTAGAAAAGTCCTTGGATGATGCTAatacaaaaattgaagaattagaGAACGCAAAGGCAGAACAAGATAACAATCAATTAGATGCGATAAAAAGATTGCAACAAGATGCAGAAAATAGCTCTAAAGAGTTTAAAACTAAGTTAGAAGAGAAAGCGACTTTCTATGATTCGACGataaagaaactaaatGAAGAGATTATAACATTGAGAGAAGAAATAGAGAAACAAAGGAGAATTCAACAACAATTACAATCTGAACCAGCTAATGAACAAAATGACTTATCTAAAATAGTTGAATCTATGAAGAagacttttgaagaagataaaatCAATTTTATCAGAGAAAAGACCAAAGAAGTTAATGAGAAAATACTAGAGGCCCAAGAAAGGCTGAATCAACCAAGCAATATTAATATCGATGAACTGAAGATAAAATGGAAAGCCGAGCATGAGGAGGAAGTGGTCAATAGAATCCGTGAAGCTGAAGAAGCACttaaaaagagaataagATTGCCTACTGAGGAGAAAATAAGTAAGATAATCGAACGTAAGAGAGAAGACTTAGAGAAAGagtttgatgaaaaagtggaagagagaataaaattattgaGCCAATCCGGACAAATGGATgtaacttttcaaaaacagtTTGAAATTAGGATCCAAGAGAAGCAAAAGGAACTAGAGGACAAATACAACgaaaaactaaaagaaTTATCACATTCAAACAGTATTTCTATTGATGAAAGGGATCAATTACGAGCAGAGattgaaacaaaaatgaGGAAAGAGTTGGACAATGAATTGcaacatataaaaaagaaatctttCGAAGAAGGTAAACAACAAGCAATGATGAAAACGACtcttttggaaagaaaGCTCGCTAAGATGGAATCTCAACTGtcagaaacaaagaaaattactGAAAGCCCTTCTAAACATGTAAACCATACACAGAATCAATTGTTAGGGTTACCTAGGAAGAtcgaagaaaattcaagcTCATCATTCAACCCGTTACTCTCCggtgaaaaacttttgaaattgaactCTAAGTCGTCCTCGTCAGGTGGATTTAATCCCTTTACTTCGCCATCACCGAACAAATCCTCGCAAAAAGTTGATGACCAAAGGGAGTTGACGACCAACAAAGCAGATCCGCCGACCCATTTGACACCTAGTTTCAACATTCCTGCCGGAAGGGGTCTAATCTCTTCGTCTTCTACCTTGTCAACAGATACAAATGATGAGGAACTTACTGGTAACGAGCAAAATAATTCATCTGATGGAAATACTCAATTGGAAGCCGGTATCGAAAAGGCggaagagaaagaatttgcggaaaaaaagaaggaagtCGAGGGAGAAACCACATCCCATAAACGACCTATTGATGAGGTTAGGGAGttgaaagatgatgatgatgaggtTAGTGCAGAATTCTCAAATGAGCCGAAAAAGGTCAAGActgacgatgaagaagaggagaAAGCAAAGGTGGATAacgaaagaaaagatgaGGGAGAAAATAGTAGCAAGGATTCAGAACAAGATTGA
- the PCC1 gene encoding chromatin DNA-binding EKC/KEOPS complex subunit PCC1 (similar to Saccharomyces cerevisiae PCC1 (YKR095W-A); ancestral locus Anc_5.705) has translation MSSKREMPLHHTLELKVPFKTEQQAVIATRVLSPDPILKPQDFQIDYSSEKNVMLVQFRSIDDRVLRVGVSSVIDSIKTVVEAMDELS, from the exons ATGTCAAGCAAACGGGAAATGCCATTGCATCACACATT GGAATTGAAGGTACCATTCAAAACGGAACAACAAGCAGTTATAGCAACCAGAGTTTTGTCTCCAGACCCGATTTTGAAACCACAAGACTTCCAAATCGACTACAGCTCcgaaaaaaatgtcatGCTCGTCCAGTTCAGAAGCATTGATGACAGAGTCCTTCGAGTGGGTGTCAGCAGTGTCATAGACAGCATCAAGACTGTTGTAGAAGCCATGGACGAGCTATCATAG
- the ESL2 gene encoding Esl2p (similar to Saccharomyces cerevisiae YIL151C and YKR096W; ancestral locus Anc_5.706): MPKTSVQNPIRLSENENTRSIFLSISQPQRPSNISSFPRLVHNATTRLELSDFQVLNPSFKRQNSNSVNDDINCSKRRISRSKFSNSEDRNDDSTQSEKTTTNHSRSNKSFKFMGRQKLSMQEENLVEVTQSSALLSKPLNKQSKNTTYEKRGSQNVVKPKNISKSSFAFVDGESDGQSNNGIVSNFQRESSNSENVCDEYKGEKNDDNNENRNDDNDDSNNGNHDNNINNNDDENERDENDACKPANNKRSGIALIQKLQELYRVIVKQEIELQERCSQLTNSQTTELKSLWTIYKINTELVNNYVTFITTALLPSQPPHDLVIGQEIVEIYRIERRLWVYGTITFLDVLKNFSNFMDPEVCCQFITHVFISLSTMISDIPSKYSITWLQRLGDLSRMAIALYPSSFIDWKLSAEHWYTEAMKYTYNHGKLYYHMSTVQQNTLEAFVNLGKSVFCQETFTPSPQYMQLVIDNIYQRAFVERNNGNLRNSLLIEYLKHSEAMLLPSFLESPDLQNVVLSYFIEKFGIDANGCNIFNCEDMFIQNPDFFKYFFRHGPSFAQSHILQIVGFGEPKNPFAILFELPKYLKERKDKKERKKTSNNDSSVTESSTGNSRNGNEDDDETMSSTTSMSDPDLLVEFFNDIDTLRRPILPSMLTNEAWLETLKFLNMTSLKCGMIVLRKFLHGPLGVALPHVLPWIYFIISICLKSNQLNDPISKEFWIVIIKRMFPWDTMVTFMNVLIAYLLDNETSNSIIGDLCNEYSKLNLSELLNSFNENEDLPEIWGCWGTLWFDAICQKNTHSISSEDNFQEIGIRDYMALDSPTDGIIFDDKDENGEKFWKRACRIIFLFREVSRSFPLGVIVRHDPLVNCSSLQSNNILRDLVYKLEPLTNIRSSVPVLSTLESIFDISEARSEINTDLHAVPELSVINGDNIFHYVGYKKLRPDYTCFDKNGEFLSASLYTSWYVPNCNNNLETNISYANERENEALFLECMKSVHPEIAYPEIDFKTTYFVFDATSWLRHSARIFKLAQNRLLRFAICLTTFQELRFLRKSKDENVMEAATRGIITIRQLYCEDKVLPLRFTGNVATHIEENLEFEEQITWRTHVDEFVIESIMKAQEKLENAKQPNISSHRFNYVVLISDDDTMKKKAEEKKIRTLSTRFVFSLCTKLGEQRHLCTD, from the coding sequence ATGCCGAAAACTTCTGTTCAAAATCCAATAAGGCtttctgaaaatgaaaatactcGTTCAATATTCCTATCTATATCACAGCCGCAGCGGCCATCTAACATTTCATCCTTTCCAAGATTGGTGCATAACGCCACCACAAGGTTGGAACTATCCGATTTCCAGGTACTGAATccttctttcaaaagacAGAACTCAAACTCAGTTAACGATGATATAAATTGCAGTAAGAGGCGAATAAGCAgatcaaaattttctaataGCGAAGACAGAAATGATGACAGTACCCAATcagaaaaaacaacaaccaATCATTCAAGATCAAATAAATCCTTCAAATTTATGGGTAGACAAAAACTATCTatgcaagaagaaaatttggttGAAGTTACACAGTCCTCTGCTTTGTTATCTAAACCCCTCAACAAGCAGTCAAAGAACACTACATATGAAAAACGTGGCTCGCAAAATGTGGTAAAGCCAAAAAACATTTCAAAAAGCTCGTTTGCTTTTGTCGATGGAGAATCAGATGGACAGTCCAATAATGGAATTGTCAGTAATTTTCAGCGTGAATCTAGTAATAGTGAAAATGTTTGTGATGAGTATAAAGGTGAAAAAAACGACGACAACAACGAAAACAGAAACGACGACAACGACGACAGCAACAATGGTAACCACGATAATAacattaataataatgatgatgaaaatgaacgGGACGAAAATGATGCTTGCAAACCCgcaaataataaaagatcAGGCATTGCTTTGATACAAAAATTACAAGAACTATACAGAGTAATAGTTAAGCAAGAAATTGAGTTGCAAGAACGGTGCTCACAGCTTACAAATTCTCAAACAACTGAATTGAAAAGTCTATGGACTATCTATAAAATCAACACAGAACTGGTTAATAATTATGTCACTTTTATCACAACCGCTTTATTGCCATCTCAACCACCTCATGATTTGGTAATTGGCCAAGAAATTGTCGAAATATATAGAATCGAAAGGAGGCTATGGGTTTATGGTACGATAACATTTCTAGACgttctcaaaaatttttccaacttCATGGACCCTGAAGTCTGTTGTCAATTTATCACTCACGTCTTTATATCGTTATCCACCATGATTTCTGATATACCCTCCAAATATTCAATAACTTGGTTACAAAGATTAGGTGACTTATCAAGAATGGCTATAGCACTTTACCCCTCAAGTTTCATCGATTGGAAACTAAGTGCCGAGCACTGGTATACTGAAGCGATGAAATACACATACAATCATGGCAAGTTATATTACCATATGTCTACCGTGCAACAGAACACTTTGGAAGCTTTTGTAAATTTGGGTAAAAGCGTTTTTTGTCAGGAAACATTCACTCCATCTCCACAATATATGCAACTGGTCATTGATAATATTTATCAAAGAGCGtttgttgaaagaaataatggAAATCTCAGGAATTCCTTATTAATTGAGTATTTAAAACATAGTGAAGCCATGCTACTGCCTAGTTTTCTGGAAAGTCCAGATTTACAAAATGTCGTATTGAGTTATTTCATCGAGAAATTCGGTATAGATGCGAACGGCtgcaatattttcaattgtgAGGATATGTTTATTCAGAATcctgattttttcaagtacTTTTTCAGACATGGTCCATCTTTTGCACAATCGCATATTTTACAAATTGTTGGATTTGGAGAACCAAAAAATCCCTttgcaatattatttgaatTACCGAAGTATCTGAAAGAAAGGAAGGACAAGAAAGAGCGTAAAAAAACTTCCAATAACGACTCTTCCGTAACCGAAAGCTCAACAGGTAATAGCCGAAATGGTAAcgaagatgacgatgaaaCGATGAGCTCTACCACATCTATGTCTGATCCTGATTTACTTGTGGAATTTTTTAATGACATTGATACTCTAAGGCGCCCGATATTGCCTTCAATGCTAACGAATGAGGCTTGGTTGGAAACTTTGAAGTTCTTGAATATGACATCGTTAAAATGCGGTATGATAGTACTTCGAAAGTTTTTGCACGGCCCTTTAGGAGTTGCGTTACCTCATGTTCTACCATGGATATACTTCATCATCTCAATTTGCTTGAAAAGTAATCAATTGAATGATCCAATTAGTAAAGAGTTCTGGATAGTAATTATTAAGAGAATGTTTCCGTGGGATACGATGGTCACATTTATGAATGTTTTGATAGCATATTTGTTGGATAACGAAACATCGAATTCTATTATTGGGGATTTATGCAACGAATATAGTAAATTAAATCTTTCCGAGCTGTTAAATTCctttaatgaaaatgaagatttaCCAGAAATTTGGGGTTGTTGGGGAACATTATGGTTTGATGCAATTTGCCAAAAGAACACGCATTCCATCAGTAGTGAAGACAATTTTCAAGAGATTGGCATAAGGGATTATATGGCATTGGATTCACCGACAGATGGGattatatttgatgataaggatgaaaatggtgagaagttttggaaaagagCATGcagaattatttttcttttcagagAGGTATCGAGAAGTTTTCCACTGGGTGTAATAGTCAGACATGATCCGTTGGTAAACTGTTCATCACTTCAaagtaataatatattAAGGGATTTAGTTTACAAGCTTGAACCCTTGACCAATATACGCAGTAGTGTACCAGTATTAAGTACCCTGGAAAGCATTTTTGACATCTCTGAGGCAAGAAGTGAGATCAATACTGATTTACACGCTGTTCCGGAACTAAGCGTCATTAACGGTGATAATATCTTCCACTATGTTGGCTACAAGAAATTACGTCCTGATTATACATGCTTTGATAAGAACGGGGAATTTTTAAGCGCATCACTATATACTTCATGGTACGTCCCGAACTGTAACAATAATTTGGAGACTAATATCAGCTATGCCAATGAGAGGGAAAATGAGGCTTTATTCCTGGAGTGCATGAAATCTGTTCATCCAGAAATTGCTTATCCAGAAATCGATTTCAAAACTACATATTTTGTCTTCGACGCAACTTCATGGCTAAGGCACTCTGCACGCATTTTTAAGCTAGCACAGAACAGGCTATTGAGATTTGCAATTTGCTTGACAACATTCCAAGAGTTAAGATTTTTACGGAAGTCAAAGGATGAGAATGTCATGGAGGCCGCCACAAGAGGCATCATAACCATAAGACAACTTTACTGTGAAGATAAAGTTTTACCCCTAAGATTCACAGGGAATGTCGCAACACACATCGAGGAGAACTTAGAGTTTGAAGAACAAATAACATGGAGAACACATGTTGACGAATTTGTCATCGAATCCATAATGAAAGCACAGGAGAAATTAGAAAACGCTAAGCAACCAAACATATCTTCTCATCGCTTTAACTACGTAGTTTTGAtatctgatgatgatacgatgaagaagaaagcagaagaaaaaaaaataaggacGCTAAGCACAAGATTTGTGTTTTCCCTGTGCACAAAACTCGGCGAGCAGCGCCATTTGTGTACAGACTAA